Part of the Nicotiana sylvestris chromosome 2, ASM39365v2, whole genome shotgun sequence genome, ACCATGGACTCCTGAAGAAGATATTATGTTGGTCTCTTATGTTCAAGAACATGGTCCTGGGAATTGGAGAGCAGTTCCCACTAATACAGGTTAATTTCTTTTGTTTCTCATAATCTGAGTTTAGTAATATTGGATATTTCAAAGTGTAATGAGTTAATTAACTCAAGTGTTTGTTTTCATGTAGGGTTGCGCAGATGTAGCAAGAGCTGCAGGCTAAGGTGGACTAATTACCTCAGACCGGGAATTAAGAGAGGCAGTTTCACTGATCAAGAGGAGAAAATGATTATCCAGCTTCAGGCTCTCTTAGGCAACAAGTACACTCTCATTCCCTTacacctatttttatttttttttaatttgtagtagtattttttttttccggGTTTGAAATATTAGGGGACGGGTAAAGTTGATGTCACGTGAAAAGGTGAAAAGGAGGTCATTAGTTCAAGCCGTGCGGTCTAGTCCTTCCTTGGACCCCGCGCATAGTGGAAACCTGGTGCACCGAGTTGTCTTTTTATAGTTTAGATGTTCGATTGATATAAGATTGTCCCATATTGGTTAATAAGACGTGTTGCTGTCTCTTATATGGTCTTACACAATTCTTATCTCATAAACAGACTCATCCTGATTTTTGGTTTACCTAATATTGAACACCTATTTTATATTGTCCATGCTTTAGATTTCAAGCACTGTACATATGGGGTGTAAGAATATTGTTCCATTGACAGAATGAGATGTTGCCAATTTCTGCTCATGTATTCTTCGTTACTAGAAGAGTTTAGGAGTAATTGTTTCAAAAATAATACTCCCTCTTGTCCACAATAAGTGAATTTTTGGCTTTTTTCTtctggtccaaaataagtaattttttcagatttcaagaaagaattaattattttttttcctacattgccgtTGAAGTAATTAACTTGGAGCATATGTTTATATGAAGAGATAGTAAAagttaatatgatcaatttcattgctaattaatattaaaaggttAATTTTTTAAGtgtgaaaacaatcaaaaaattacttattttggaccggagggagtaataatTACGTGTTTCCTTGGTACTAAGTTCAATTAAAGAATATATAAATTTATGTTACTAACTAATTGTTGTGTCCCTGTAACAGATGGGCTGCCATAGCTTCATATCTCCCGGAGAGAACAGACAACGATGTCAAAAACTATTGGAATACTCATTTAAAGAAAAAGTTGAAAAAGCTCGAATCAAGTGATTTATACTCTAAAGATGGATCTTGTTTATCACCATCAAACTCAACCTCGAGAGGCCAGTGGGAAAGGACACTTCAAACTGATATAAACACAGCCAAACAAGCTTTACAAAATGCCCTGTCACTGGATAAGTCAAGCCCAATTCCTGAATATACGACCACTGATGTGAAGCCTATAAATCTTGGCTGTTACTCATACATAAAACAAGAAGGAAAAGTGTCTACTTCTACTTACGCATCAAGTgctgaaaacatagccaaattgcTTAAACAATGGACCAGAAGTGATTCAACAAACATTTCTGAGCAATCAAAAGCTTCATCAAGTACTCAACTCTCAAGTAATAACAATGCCACCACCGAGGAATTTGAGTCACTTTCCAGTTTCGATTCATTTGAACAGTCAAATTCAGATCAATTTTCACAGAGTTTGACACTTGAGGCTGGTAAATTACACTGTGAAATTAGTAAAAGAGAAGTGGATGATCAAGTACCCTTGTCAGTAATGCTGGAGAGTTGGCTTTTTGATGAAAATGACGATTTGCTAATTTAGAAGGAATTTTTTTGCTTTTCCATTTGGGGATTCTATTTGTTGCATTATGTTTTTGTTTCTTACCTCAAGTACTAGAATTTTACCTAGGTATGGATGTGACAtcctcattctttttttttttttgggccaGGTATGACTGTTTTAACATTAGTGTATATTTAGCTTATTCTTAGAGGAATTTCGTTCTTTTCTAATATGATATGTGTCTATCATTTAACCTCGTGTTTCCTAAGAATCGAAATATTTATTATACTAAGATTAGTATGTTGAATTCTAGGAAAGATGACTAGCTTGTTTTTTTGTCATATTCGTTACACTCTCATTTAGTCAAGTTTAATATATGGAGTAGTTTAATTATGAAACCGATATATATATTATTCAATTAAATATAATTTCCTTTTTTACCTAGACAAGAAAAATATGTACTCCCTTAAGTTGAATAGGGCCTCGCAATTTTAGACCATTACTATTGGCGTTATTTATTTTCCAATATTGAGCAGGCGAACAAGTTCGAGTTATATTACACAATAAACTTTCTGAATGTTGATAATGCGTAAAACATTATCTCCAGTCGTTAAGAATTACTTTTTCTCTAATCCCTACTTGGTTTATTATCTGAACTTTACAGATATTCGTAGCTTGGACGGATTAGATATGTGACAAACAATTATTTTGACCTTCTAGAAACTAACAAGCATACTTAGAAAGGATCAAAGTCAATTAGATATGGGACAAACAATTATTTTGACCTTCTAGAAACTAATTTCGAGCATACCTAGAAAGGATCAAAGTCAACGAGCATATCTTCTGATACAATACCCGATACGAGACAGAGGCAGATATCAGTTTAACTTTAATGAGTTCAAAATTTGGATTAAAATTTCACATGTATATTTATGATATAAATAAAGAAATAACGGGATAAattgaatttaaattcaaaattaGAGGTCGTACgtgtatttttctttacttccagCATTTTTTTTACGCATCATTATGATCATCACAGGAATTGCTTAAAAGTAATAATCTTTTTCATTCAATATGTTTCCATTCAAGTACAAATTCGGATGGAAACCCTAATCAGGCAGGTGACCTAGTAATAGCTATCCGTAAATATTGTAACAATCATGACGAATTTCTCTATCTTAGTTATCTGATGAGGGGGAAAAATTACTCACAAACGATTTGTGCATCTAGTGAATTAATTTAACATTTAAAATGATTATTGATAATTGTTATATTGAACCATTGAATAATGGAAAGATCTATTTGAATATGAAATATAGGGGAGAAATTTGACACTCTCCATTTGATAATACACCCTGTGACACGCTGGAATCGCCCATCTCCCAAATATAGAAAAGTTTCAATATGATTATTAACTTCACATGCTACATTTGGTTCACTCCTCAGGCGTAGCTATCCTACTTTAACAATGTATGTGGGCAACAATTGCTTTGGAAATTTGCATGCTTTAGCCTTAAATGCTCACATGTGAAGTGCTTAATTCTGCAAATTTTCAACTACTGGATTTGGTGGAGAACACAGTAACCACCCAAGTCAAAGTTTGTAATTATGATCATTTTCGACATTAATATAAAGCTATAGCTTTGCTCTGATGATTACCAAAATCAAGTTGTATGGGCTGTTTCATGTTCATTTCCATCAAAGTGTGGGTTTATAAAGGGTGTCAATGCCAAAGTCATAAGCTTAACGATCCATTGACACCATGTACACTATTGATAATCTCAATTGAGAGAGCAATTTTAATAGTAATCTCTTTGCTCTCCTAATTTTTTAATCATGAGAGTCACAGTAATAAATGAGAAACCATTTTAAGATTATGGAGTCACATGGGGTAGGGCCCTATTCGAAATGGACAAGAGTCAAGAGCAGATCATATATATAGGAAACAGAGTCATGTGCTCCATTAGATAAAAGACTTTTGCTAGTCCTACTTCATGTTGCATTTAACTCTTCCATGTGGGTTTTTAAGTTGGAGATAATGAGCACCTTATTTTTAGGCTTTACAATTAAAGCAGTATATACAGCCTTTTCGTTTAGATTTAAACAACGGAAAAGGGCCATATATGACAGTGAACTATGTGAATTAGGACAGATATGCCCGTCATTAATAGTTTGGCACAGATATGCCCAATCCGTTCAATACTTGCTCATTCATGTCCTTAGTTTAACGGAACCATTATTTTGTCTTTCTTAAATAATTAATAACCGGACTCAACTAAAATCTACTGACCGATCCGTTAGGACCCGACCCAACCTTATTTCAAAGATATTTTTTTGatatattatttttgtttgattgagAAATTGTGTGATaatcatatttatttatttgagtaatttgataatcgattttttttttgttaaacatCATTTCAGGAAGTAATCCTACTAAAAGTAGGAAttgatatttatttattattttaataatataatattcGAATTAGTTTGTGCTTTCTTCAATCATTTTaccatctatttttatttttcccaCAATCTATTTATATTTTTTACCAATACAAATACAGATAACTCCATGTTCACTATAACTTAACCTGATGGATCCATTTTTTTGTTTAGATAAGTGATCATTATATGATTGATTATTAGTTTATTGGATTATTTTCTGCATTACAAATTTGATatgaaataattaataaattgttAAAACAGTGatgcttcttttccatttttattaattaattatctCATAACAAATATTATTTCATAGAAAATACCACTGTTAAAACAGTggtgcttttttttttttccatttttattaattaattatttcataaCAAATATTATTTCATAACAAGCACTactgagaaaaataaaaatagaaggtAAAATGATTGAAGAAAGCACAAACTAATTcaaatattatattattaaaataataaataaatatcaaTAGTACTACTTTTAGTAGGATTACTTCCCGAAATGATGTATAAAAAATTCGATAATCAAATtactcaaataaataaatatgattATCACACAGTTTctcaatcaaacaaaaataatatatcaaaaaatatctttgaaaTAAGGGTGGGTCGGGTCCTAACGGATCGGGTCAGAAGATTTTAGTTAGGTCTGGTTATTAATTATTTAAGAAAGACAAAATAGTGGTTCCGTTAAACTAAGAGCATAAATGAACAAGTATTGAACGGATTGGGCATATCTATGCCAAACTATTAACGACGAGCATATTTGTCCTAATTCGTATAGTTTACTGGCATATATGACCCTTTTCCGTTTAAACAATATAACAgagtaaaattataattatattatCATAACATTTCAACTTATGATAGTATGTTATGTTAGTTATCATTTTTATCATATTacaaattaatatttatattaaTCTATAATTATCCAATAAATGATCTTAttgtataatttttttatatattgttGCTCATGATAATAGTTAAACTCTTTCTTTTATACATACACAGAAGAGAACAAAAAGGATCTGGTATGCACTTAAGTTTTGTCGTAAATG contains:
- the LOC104233590 gene encoding myb-related protein 306-like: MGRPPCCDKIGVKKGPWTPEEDIMLVSYVQEHGPGNWRAVPTNTGLRRCSKSCRLRWTNYLRPGIKRGSFTDQEEKMIIQLQALLGNKWAAIASYLPERTDNDVKNYWNTHLKKKLKKLESSDLYSKDGSCLSPSNSTSRGQWERTLQTDINTAKQALQNALSLDKSSPIPEYTTTDVKPINLGCYSYIKQEGKVSTSTYASSAENIAKLLKQWTRSDSTNISEQSKASSSTQLSSNNNATTEEFESLSSFDSFEQSNSDQFSQSLTLEAGKLHCEISKREVDDQVPLSVMLESWLFDENDDLLI